One Oscillospiraceae bacterium genomic region harbors:
- a CDS encoding DUF975 family protein produces MWTCSLLKTNAKQALRGRYWRCFWICLVLGLVGVGGSSASTGGSRYTMDTVTGSDTAYDRVANYLDSLSYQMLMTILVVAVLAAVISLLWSIFVTAPLEVGRDRYFMESRQALSPAATVTSVFRTPYMNVVKVQFLKNLKIFVGTLLFVVPGIYWDYCYALVPYLLAENPYMTTTRAMQLSKDIMDGEKFHYFVLGLSFAGWILLCMFTLGIGYFFLEPYRQATDAEFYAAMRSKALAQGLTTTEELGGFVRHESY; encoded by the coding sequence ATGTGGACATGTTCTTTATTAAAGACAAACGCTAAGCAGGCGCTACGAGGCCGCTACTGGCGATGTTTCTGGATCTGCCTGGTGCTGGGGCTCGTCGGTGTTGGCGGCAGCAGCGCCTCAACGGGCGGTTCCCGCTATACGATGGACACCGTCACGGGCAGCGATACGGCCTATGACCGTGTGGCAAACTACCTGGACAGCCTTTCGTATCAGATGCTTATGACGATTCTGGTCGTCGCTGTGCTGGCCGCGGTGATCTCCCTGCTGTGGTCGATTTTTGTGACTGCCCCGCTGGAGGTCGGCCGTGACCGCTACTTTATGGAAAGCCGCCAGGCACTTTCCCCTGCTGCTACGGTGACAAGCGTATTCCGCACGCCGTACATGAACGTGGTCAAGGTACAGTTCTTGAAGAATCTGAAAATTTTTGTAGGCACGCTTCTTTTTGTGGTTCCCGGTATTTATTGGGATTATTGCTACGCGCTGGTCCCCTATCTACTGGCAGAAAACCCCTACATGACGACCACCCGCGCCATGCAGTTGAGCAAAGACATTATGGACGGTGAAAAGTTCCACTACTTTGTGCTTGGCCTTTCGTTTGCCGGCTGGATTCTGCTTTGTATGTTCACGTTGGGCATTGGCTATTTCTTCCTGGAGCCGTACAGGCAGGCCACCGACGCCGAGTTTTACGCCGCTATGCGCAGCAAGGCATTGGCGCAGGGCCTTACCACCACCGAGGAACTGGGCGGCTTTGTACGCCACGAATCCTATTGA
- a CDS encoding conjugal transfer protein TraX, translating into MLTAKRAGLSGTALKIIALVLMVLDHIHYFFEFTGLVPEWFSMLARLSAPLFLFCTVEGFAHTHDRKRYFLRIWAIATSMGTVEFFMIYAHALRRGDGFYPANAIFQQFMLLCIIWQGIDWLRQRRFVRGVLAAAAPILWPFCIVALLTLFPKIQDAPIGSAVLAWVITAPLPLWTSITDGGWSYLLGGIVLYALYNHKRLRLAVWAVFTFLTEFVLVWLQARSFPDFTFSQMLTTYYEWFAVFAVVPMALYNGQRGSGHKLLFYWFYPAHIYLLYAASCLVYTLTQ; encoded by the coding sequence ATGCTTACCGCAAAACGCGCCGGGCTGTCCGGCACCGCTCTCAAAATCATCGCCCTGGTGCTGATGGTGCTTGACCACATCCATTATTTTTTCGAGTTCACCGGCCTTGTACCGGAATGGTTCAGCATGTTGGCACGACTATCCGCACCGCTGTTTTTGTTCTGCACGGTGGAGGGCTTTGCCCACACCCATGACCGTAAGCGGTACTTTCTGCGCATCTGGGCCATTGCCACGTCCATGGGCACGGTGGAGTTTTTCATGATCTACGCCCACGCCCTGCGCCGGGGCGACGGCTTTTACCCGGCCAATGCAATTTTTCAGCAGTTTATGCTGCTCTGCATCATCTGGCAGGGCATCGACTGGCTGCGCCAGCGCCGGTTTGTACGGGGCGTACTGGCTGCTGCCGCGCCGATCCTCTGGCCGTTTTGCATCGTAGCGCTACTGACGCTTTTTCCCAAAATTCAGGACGCACCGATTGGCTCTGCCGTGTTGGCGTGGGTCATCACCGCGCCGCTGCCTTTGTGGACATCCATCACCGACGGCGGCTGGTCCTACCTGCTGGGCGGTATTGTACTGTATGCGCTGTACAACCACAAGCGTCTGCGGCTGGCGGTGTGGGCAGTGTTCACATTTTTGACGGAGTTTGTGCTGGTCTGGCTGCAGGCACGCAGCTTCCCGGATTTTACTTTCTCGCAGATGCTCACGACCTATTATGAGTGGTTTGCCGTCTTTGCCGTCGTGCCCATGGCGCTGTACAACGGCCAGCGCGGCAGCGGGCATAAGCTGCTGTTTTACTGGTTTTATCCCGCGCACATCTACCTTTTGTACGCAGCATCCTGTCTTGTCTACACACTCACGCAGTAA
- a CDS encoding cation:proton antiporter, whose amino-acid sequence MYSIFRNLAIIILSAKFCGLAARKCKAPQVVGEILAGLLIGPCLLNLVQISDTISVFAEIGVVLLMFSTGLGTNLKELLRAGPIATLVACIGVFVPLVGGTLLYGAFFGLGEIGSPEFYRALFIGTIMTATSVSITVATLQELGQLKGFLGTTIVSAAVIDDVIGIVVLTCVIGASSGTGTGLGAVLINTVLFFLVSIGVGVIIHYAMKWLDKRNPHTQRITVVSIAFCFAMAYIAEQYFGIADITGAYIAGIVLCAMDDASYVERRIDISNYVIFAPVFFASIGLKTDVSGLTPEILLFCVCFVIVALLTKIIGCGCAAKICGFNWPDSLKVGIGMMTRGEVALIVAQKGLAVGMVDSVYFTAVILLIVVSSVATPIALKLLFHKYPPVPHPSQLKAEKA is encoded by the coding sequence GTGTATTCCATATTTCGCAACTTGGCCATTATTATTTTAAGTGCTAAATTTTGCGGTCTGGCCGCCCGTAAATGTAAGGCGCCCCAGGTCGTCGGTGAGATTCTCGCCGGTCTGCTCATCGGTCCCTGCCTGCTGAACCTCGTGCAGATCAGCGACACGATCTCGGTCTTTGCCGAGATTGGCGTTGTGCTGTTGATGTTCTCCACCGGCCTTGGCACCAACCTGAAAGAGCTGCTGCGTGCAGGCCCCATCGCTACGCTGGTCGCTTGCATCGGCGTGTTTGTACCGCTGGTAGGCGGCACGCTGCTGTATGGTGCCTTCTTTGGCCTGGGGGAGATCGGCAGCCCAGAGTTCTACCGCGCACTCTTCATCGGCACGATCATGACCGCCACCAGCGTTTCCATCACGGTGGCCACCCTGCAGGAGTTGGGGCAGTTGAAAGGCTTCCTTGGTACCACGATCGTCAGTGCTGCCGTTATCGATGACGTCATCGGTATCGTCGTGCTGACCTGCGTCATTGGCGCCAGCTCCGGTACCGGTACAGGCCTGGGCGCTGTGCTCATCAACACGGTGTTGTTCTTCCTGGTTTCTATCGGTGTCGGTGTGATCATTCACTATGCCATGAAATGGCTGGACAAACGCAACCCCCACACCCAGCGCATCACCGTTGTCAGTATCGCTTTCTGCTTTGCCATGGCCTATATTGCCGAGCAGTACTTTGGTATTGCCGACATCACCGGTGCCTACATTGCCGGCATTGTGCTGTGCGCCATGGACGATGCCTCCTACGTTGAGCGCCGCATCGACATCAGCAACTATGTTATCTTCGCCCCTGTGTTCTTCGCCAGCATCGGCCTGAAAACCGACGTCAGCGGCCTGACCCCGGAGATCCTGCTGTTCTGCGTTTGCTTCGTCATCGTTGCCCTGCTGACAAAAATTATCGGCTGCGGCTGTGCTGCCAAGATCTGCGGCTTCAACTGGCCCGACTCTCTCAAGGTCGGCATTGGCATGATGACCCGCGGTGAGGTCGCCCTGATCGTCGCCCAGAAGGGCCTGGCGGTCGGCATGGTAGATTCGGTCTACTTTACCGCCGTCATCCTGCTGATTGTTGTTTCTTCCGTCGCAACCCCCATTGCGCTGAAACTGCTCTTCCACAAGTATCCGCCGGTTCCGCATCCGAGCCAGTTGAAAGCTGAAAAAGCGTAA
- the sfsA gene encoding DNA/RNA nuclease SfsA yields MKYNTIISGQFVSRPNRFIAQVQVDGAMQTVHVKNTGRCKELLLPGADVRLEVCDNPNRKTKYDLVAVYKPSLGWVNIDSQAPNKVVQEWLQTEGYDLVRPEYTYGGSRIDFYMEKGEEKYLLEVKGCTLEVDGIGYFPDAPTLRGVKHLHELAKAAQQGYHCAVAFVIQMEGVAEVRPNTATHPQFAEALAQARTAGVKVLFLLCRVEPDGLAITQAREWKN; encoded by the coding sequence TTGAAATATAACACGATCATCAGCGGTCAGTTTGTGAGCAGGCCCAACCGCTTCATTGCGCAGGTGCAAGTAGACGGTGCGATGCAGACCGTCCACGTAAAAAACACCGGGCGCTGCAAAGAATTGCTGCTGCCCGGTGCGGATGTGCGGCTGGAAGTTTGCGATAACCCGAACCGCAAAACCAAATATGATCTGGTGGCAGTGTACAAGCCAAGCCTGGGGTGGGTCAACATCGACAGCCAGGCCCCCAACAAGGTGGTGCAGGAGTGGCTGCAAACGGAAGGGTATGACCTGGTGCGGCCGGAGTATACCTACGGCGGCTCCCGCATTGACTTCTACATGGAAAAAGGCGAAGAAAAGTACCTGCTGGAAGTGAAAGGCTGTACGCTGGAAGTGGACGGCATCGGCTATTTCCCGGATGCCCCTACCCTACGCGGCGTCAAGCACCTGCACGAGTTGGCAAAGGCGGCGCAGCAGGGTTACCACTGTGCGGTAGCATTTGTCATCCAGATGGAAGGCGTGGCCGAAGTACGTCCCAACACCGCGACCCACCCGCAATTTGCCGAAGCACTGGCACAAGCCCGGACGGCTGGGGTCAAGGTGCTGTTTCTGCTGTGCCGCGTGGAACCGGACGGATTGGCCATCACGCAGGCACGGGAATGGAAAAACTGA
- a CDS encoding AraC family transcriptional regulator, producing the protein MASEYTYSPRMDFFIERVDRATGFEMPCFHIHHKYEIYYEIEGTRRYFIEDAAYIVNAGSVVLIGDNQIHKTASVGDTPSSRIVLNFSAEYLGKIAEIFPEVDFFSFLSEEHNHLLSNITVKQQNHIYSMLQQLLELQEQTSAEGEAVRKMLLATLLLELKDLCKQQQAQGGESGRVSNHIVEQIQTYIAEHYAEKLTLTGIASQFYISPYYLSRLFKKSINLSLIEYINGVRIKAAQNLIEKTNESISDISEKTGFLTTAHFRRVFKDATGLSPQQYRQYYKRLRK; encoded by the coding sequence ATGGCTTCCGAATATACCTATTCCCCACGCATGGACTTTTTTATTGAGCGCGTCGACCGCGCTACCGGCTTTGAAATGCCCTGCTTCCATATCCACCACAAATACGAGATCTACTATGAGATCGAGGGCACGCGCCGCTATTTTATCGAGGACGCCGCTTATATCGTCAATGCCGGCAGCGTGGTGCTGATCGGCGACAACCAAATCCATAAGACGGCCTCTGTGGGCGACACGCCGTCCAGCCGTATTGTGCTGAATTTCAGCGCCGAGTATCTGGGCAAGATTGCCGAAATCTTCCCGGAGGTGGACTTCTTCTCCTTTTTGAGCGAGGAGCATAACCACCTGCTGTCCAACATCACGGTCAAGCAGCAGAATCACATCTACTCGATGCTGCAGCAATTGCTGGAACTGCAGGAGCAGACCAGCGCCGAGGGCGAGGCGGTGCGTAAGATGCTGCTGGCTACCCTGCTGTTGGAGCTGAAGGACCTGTGCAAACAGCAGCAGGCCCAGGGCGGCGAAAGCGGCCGCGTCAGCAACCATATCGTGGAGCAGATTCAGACCTATATCGCCGAGCATTACGCGGAAAAACTGACCCTGACCGGCATTGCCAGCCAGTTTTACATCAGCCCGTACTACCTGAGCCGGCTGTTTAAAAAGTCCATCAACCTGAGCCTGATCGAGTATATCAACGGCGTGCGGATCAAGGCTGCGCAAAACCTGATCGAAAAGACCAACGAGAGCATCTCGGACATCTCCGAAAAGACAGGCTTTTTGACAACAGCACACTTCCGCCGTGTATTTAAGGACGCCACGGGACTTTCACCGCAGCAGTATCGGCAGTATTATAAGCGGTTGAGGAAGTGA
- a CDS encoding response regulator transcription factor, which produces MANILAVDDDRDLCTLLKTALERDGHTVETRCTGADVTSSLCRWADCILLDIMMPGEDGFAVCRRIRAQTEAPILFLTARTDEPSVLTGLGIGADDYLVKPFRLAELRARVNAHLRRQNRAPQHRLVRGGVCFDLAAKSAAVGGTQLPFTKSEYAICEFLALHAGQTFGKEQIYEAVFGYDGTADDTAITQHIKNIRAKLRTAGLASPETVLKTVWGVGYLWNAADA; this is translated from the coding sequence ATGGCCAACATTCTGGCGGTCGATGATGACCGCGACCTGTGTACCTTATTGAAAACAGCACTTGAGCGGGACGGCCATACGGTTGAGACCCGCTGCACGGGTGCCGATGTCACCAGCTCGCTCTGCCGCTGGGCAGACTGCATTCTGCTGGACATCATGATGCCCGGCGAGGATGGCTTTGCCGTCTGCCGCCGCATCCGCGCCCAGACAGAAGCACCCATTTTGTTCCTGACCGCCCGCACCGACGAGCCATCCGTCCTGACCGGGCTCGGCATCGGGGCCGATGACTACCTCGTCAAACCGTTCCGCCTTGCTGAGCTGCGCGCCCGTGTCAATGCCCACCTGCGGCGGCAAAACCGTGCCCCGCAGCATCGGCTGGTGCGCGGCGGCGTCTGCTTTGATCTGGCCGCAAAATCTGCCGCCGTGGGCGGCACGCAGCTGCCGTTCACCAAGTCCGAGTATGCCATCTGCGAGTTTCTTGCCCTGCACGCCGGGCAGACATTTGGCAAAGAGCAGATCTACGAGGCTGTGTTCGGCTACGATGGCACGGCCGATGACACCGCCATTACCCAGCACATCAAAAACATCCGCGCCAAGCTGCGCACCGCCGGGCTGGCCAGCCCGGAAACCGTGCTGAAAACCGTATGGGGAGTTGGATATTTATGGAACGCCGCCGACGCCTGA
- the sstT gene encoding serine/threonine transporter SstT, with protein MNSFTSAVKSIAKKYNDTSLILRIAIGLVIGAVLALLCPGATWLEELGNLFVGALKGVAPVLVFVIVTSALAQGSSKLDRRFGTVVWLYMLTTFIAATLSVITSMLFPQNLVLAEAATADVIPQGLGDVLHTLLANIVSNPLSAIMNGNYIGILMWACLFGLAMKSIATDGTKKFLSDTSDAVSQIVRWVINLAPFGIMGLVFTNVASNGLSIFTQYGRLLLLLVGTMLLMALVINPLIIFIYLHCNPYPLVFRCLRESGLTAFFTRSSAANIPVNMALCEKLGLDKDVYSVSIPLGATINMDGAAITITIMTLAAANTLGMQVSVPAAVLLSIMSALGACGASGVAGGSLLLIPMACSLFGISNDIAMQVVGVGFIIGVIQDSVETALNSAGDVEFAATAEYYQWRKTGRPLPDFLVGKK; from the coding sequence ATGAATTCATTCACTTCGGCAGTTAAATCGATTGCCAAAAAGTACAACGATACAAGCTTGATCCTGCGTATCGCCATCGGCCTTGTCATCGGCGCTGTGCTGGCGCTGCTCTGCCCGGGTGCCACCTGGCTGGAGGAACTCGGCAATCTGTTCGTCGGTGCCTTGAAAGGCGTTGCCCCTGTACTGGTCTTCGTCATTGTCACCAGTGCACTGGCCCAGGGGTCGTCCAAGCTGGACCGCCGTTTCGGCACAGTCGTGTGGCTTTACATGCTGACCACCTTTATCGCCGCCACCCTGTCGGTCATCACTAGCATGCTGTTCCCACAGAATCTCGTTCTGGCCGAGGCCGCCACAGCTGACGTTATCCCCCAGGGTCTGGGTGACGTCCTACACACCCTGCTGGCCAACATCGTGTCCAACCCGCTCAGTGCCATTATGAACGGCAACTACATTGGCATCCTGATGTGGGCCTGCCTGTTTGGTTTGGCCATGAAGAGCATCGCCACGGACGGCACCAAAAAGTTCTTGTCAGATACTTCGGACGCCGTTTCGCAAATCGTGCGCTGGGTCATCAACCTGGCACCGTTCGGCATCATGGGCCTGGTTTTCACCAATGTGGCCAGCAACGGCCTGTCCATCTTTACGCAGTATGGCCGCCTATTGCTGTTGCTGGTGGGTACCATGCTGCTGATGGCTCTGGTCATCAACCCGCTGATCATTTTCATTTATCTGCACTGCAACCCGTATCCACTGGTTTTCCGCTGCCTGCGCGAGTCCGGCCTGACGGCTTTCTTCACTCGCAGCTCAGCTGCCAACATCCCCGTCAACATGGCCCTGTGCGAGAAGCTGGGCCTGGATAAGGACGTCTACTCCGTTTCTATCCCGCTGGGCGCTACCATTAACATGGACGGCGCCGCCATCACCATTACCATTATGACGCTGGCCGCCGCCAACACGCTGGGCATGCAGGTTTCCGTGCCTGCCGCTGTCCTGCTTTCCATCATGTCTGCTCTGGGCGCCTGCGGTGCTTCTGGCGTGGCCGGTGGTTCGCTGTTGTTGATTCCTATGGCTTGCTCGCTGTTCGGCATCTCCAATGACATTGCCATGCAGGTCGTTGGCGTTGGCTTCATCATCGGCGTCATTCAGGATTCCGTCGAGACGGCCCTGAACTCTGCCGGTGACGTTGAGTTTGCTGCCACCGCTGAGTATTATCAGTGGCGCAAGACCGGCCGTCCGCTGCCGGATTTTCTGGTTGGTAAAAAGTAA
- a CDS encoding RNB domain-containing ribonuclease produces MTPLQKNILAAVKRRPMTLRELQNNLQVDNSRLRTSVSAMVATGELAMKNGTYVPGFATYENPTAPGGSIPCTLVKLAARFGFASRDDGEGDIFIPGRALHGAMPNDKILVKLFDHPRVEGSSEGEVLEVTVPNNRFAGTVCLSEDGRLAVEPDGCRDVKFLLAKQGSEGVHLGDKVGFLITHRGERHNAHRAAVVEKFGSSDYASECAKAILYGRNVRLEFPPEVLEEARTYDNATIDQAEAAHRMDLRAIPIFTIDSAETKDIDDAISLQKLESGGYELGVHIADVSHYVRPGSALDNEAYERATSIYYADKVIPMLPTQLSNGICSLNPQEDRFAFSCLMRLDEQGNILGYNFVKSVIRSRVKGVYKEINALLESMAAETTEPVEADEAAGPIDPEKLNALKEKYAEVLEQLPIMDELYRKRLVLRKQRGGMEIESDEAKLIIDENGRCVDIVKRGRGTSECMIEEFMLLANQCAANAGRTNKVPFVYRVHEAPDAEKMEKLSATLLACGLNAKFKNPIPTQLELAALLDETRGQPIQTPVHTGILRSMQKARYAPQPLGHYGLVLADYAHFTSPIRRYPDLAIHRILSEMLLGANNAQMTKDFTDFAARASEQSSKQEVTAVRIERDVEDLYKAEYMHNHLGEVYMGTVAGITPRGVFVELENTVEGFVPAAELCKGEPQVVDGVSMVDPLTGRTWMLGTSMKVRVAAADVALGRIDFEYMVE; encoded by the coding sequence ATGACACCCTTACAAAAAAATATCCTTGCCGCCGTCAAGCGCCGCCCCATGACGCTGCGCGAGCTGCAGAACAACCTGCAGGTGGATAATTCCCGTCTGCGCACCTCTGTCTCCGCCATGGTCGCCACCGGTGAACTGGCCATGAAAAACGGCACCTACGTGCCCGGTTTTGCCACCTACGAGAACCCCACCGCTCCCGGCGGCAGCATTCCTTGCACGCTGGTCAAGCTGGCCGCCCGCTTCGGCTTTGCCAGCCGTGATGACGGCGAGGGCGACATTTTCATCCCCGGCCGCGCCCTGCACGGTGCCATGCCCAACGATAAGATTCTCGTCAAGCTGTTCGACCATCCCCGCGTGGAAGGTTCCTCTGAGGGCGAAGTGCTGGAAGTCACCGTGCCTAACAACCGCTTTGCCGGCACAGTCTGCCTGTCCGAGGATGGCCGTCTGGCCGTCGAGCCCGACGGCTGCCGCGATGTCAAGTTCCTGCTGGCCAAGCAGGGCAGCGAAGGCGTGCACCTGGGTGATAAGGTCGGCTTCCTGATTACCCACCGCGGCGAGCGTCATAACGCCCACCGCGCTGCTGTCGTCGAGAAGTTCGGTTCCTCCGACTACGCCTCCGAGTGCGCCAAGGCCATCCTGTACGGCCGCAACGTCCGCCTGGAATTCCCGCCGGAGGTCCTGGAGGAAGCCCGTACCTACGACAACGCCACCATCGACCAGGCCGAAGCCGCCCACCGCATGGACCTGCGCGCCATCCCCATCTTCACCATCGACTCTGCCGAGACGAAGGACATCGACGATGCCATTAGCCTGCAAAAGCTGGAAAGCGGCGGCTACGAGCTGGGCGTCCACATTGCAGACGTCAGCCATTACGTCCGCCCCGGCTCTGCGCTGGACAACGAGGCCTACGAGCGTGCCACCAGCATTTACTACGCCGACAAGGTCATCCCCATGCTGCCCACCCAGCTGTCCAACGGCATCTGCTCGCTGAATCCGCAGGAGGACCGCTTTGCCTTCTCCTGCCTGATGCGCCTGGACGAGCAGGGCAACATCCTGGGCTACAACTTCGTCAAGTCCGTCATCCGCAGCCGCGTCAAGGGCGTGTACAAAGAGATCAACGCCCTGCTGGAATCCATGGCCGCTGAAACTACCGAACCTGTTGAAGCCGACGAGGCCGCCGGACCGATCGATCCGGAGAAGCTGAACGCTCTGAAAGAGAAGTACGCCGAGGTACTGGAGCAGCTGCCCATCATGGACGAGCTGTACCGCAAGCGCCTGGTGCTGCGCAAGCAGCGCGGCGGCATGGAGATTGAGTCCGACGAAGCCAAGCTCATCATCGATGAAAACGGCCGCTGCGTGGACATCGTCAAGCGCGGTCGCGGAACTTCCGAGTGCATGATCGAGGAGTTCATGCTGCTGGCTAACCAGTGCGCCGCCAACGCAGGCCGCACCAACAAGGTGCCCTTTGTCTACCGTGTGCACGAAGCCCCCGATGCCGAGAAGATGGAAAAGCTGTCTGCCACGCTGCTGGCCTGCGGCCTGAACGCCAAGTTCAAGAATCCCATCCCCACGCAGCTGGAACTGGCTGCCCTGCTGGACGAGACCCGCGGTCAGCCCATCCAAACCCCCGTACACACCGGCATCCTGCGCAGCATGCAGAAGGCCCGTTACGCCCCGCAGCCCTTGGGCCACTACGGCCTGGTGCTGGCGGACTACGCCCACTTTACCAGCCCCATCCGCCGTTATCCTGATCTGGCCATCCATCGCATCCTCAGCGAGATGCTGCTGGGCGCCAACAACGCCCAGATGACCAAGGACTTCACCGACTTTGCCGCCCGCGCCAGCGAGCAATCCAGCAAGCAGGAAGTCACCGCCGTCCGCATCGAGCGCGACGTCGAGGACCTGTACAAGGCCGAATATATGCACAACCACCTGGGCGAGGTCTATATGGGTACCGTGGCCGGCATCACGCCGCGCGGCGTCTTTGTGGAGCTGGAGAACACCGTTGAGGGCTTTGTCCCCGCCGCCGAGCTTTGCAAGGGTGAGCCGCAGGTCGTGGACGGCGTCAGCATGGTCGACCCGCTGACCGGCCGCACCTGGATGCTGGGCACCTCGATGAAGGTCCGCGTGGCCGCCGCAGATGTTGCCCTGGGCCGTATCGACTTTGAGTATATGGTCGAGTGA
- the secG gene encoding preprotein translocase subunit SecG → MNWYEIALGVVLIAVSLLIIVFTLAQEQKGQGLSAAIMGDNTAMAAGRERSVDAKLAKLTKICGIIFFVVTLVACVLSARL, encoded by the coding sequence ATGAACTGGTATGAGATTGCTCTCGGCGTTGTTCTGATCGCCGTTTCGCTTCTGATCATCGTTTTTACCCTTGCACAGGAGCAGAAGGGCCAGGGCCTGTCTGCCGCCATCATGGGTGATAACACCGCTATGGCTGCCGGCCGTGAGCGTAGCGTCGATGCAAAGCTGGCTAAGCTGACCAAGATCTGCGGCATCATTTTCTTTGTCGTCACGCTGGTCGCTTGCGTTCTCAGCGCACGTCTGTAA
- a CDS encoding HAMP domain-containing histidine kinase, which translates to MERRRRLTSLRSVLLRYLCLCGGGCALILVLWWGIFMQLIDNGFLLSATASAQACAEARETVASMTADTFDPSAISSLCRYAVVCDANTDAERVTTTNMSAHQLKTALNDLHGGSGNLGMMQYQYIVTTADGATCLLQYDYAVPYADPALRERLPDFQTCYIIFLVVLVLAWLAVTTHRTVRTFTAETSRIDEATRQIAAQHPEAVDVDHARIREFSATLQALQTMGQQLTDSLQRQWQLEQQRTEQVAALAHDLKTPLTIIQGNAELLAESADTTAPELDAILRAGDRAQQYLAALRSVGTVPAARQRTDSHAFVAALADTANALCRPAKLHFVLQEQWQGQFLCAAPELSRALENMLDNAVRYTPAGGTVTLDVSKTEDTLVFTVTDTGPGFTPEALHKAGQFLYTDAARPGNGHQGLGLYLARSVAQAHVGKLVLANTGTGAQVQLCLPMQ; encoded by the coding sequence ATGGAACGCCGCCGACGCCTGACTTCTTTGCGCAGCGTGCTGCTGCGCTACCTCTGCCTGTGCGGCGGGGGATGCGCACTGATTCTGGTCCTTTGGTGGGGCATTTTTATGCAGCTGATCGATAACGGCTTTCTGCTGTCTGCCACAGCCTCGGCACAAGCCTGTGCCGAGGCGCGTGAAACGGTCGCTTCCATGACGGCAGATACCTTTGACCCATCCGCAATCAGTTCTCTTTGCCGCTATGCCGTCGTCTGTGATGCCAACACAGATGCAGAGCGCGTAACCACCACCAATATGAGCGCCCACCAGCTGAAAACCGCGCTCAACGACCTGCACGGCGGCAGCGGCAACCTGGGGATGATGCAGTATCAGTACATCGTCACCACGGCTGACGGCGCCACCTGCCTTTTGCAGTACGACTACGCCGTGCCCTATGCCGACCCGGCCCTGCGGGAACGCCTGCCGGATTTTCAAACCTGTTACATTATCTTTCTGGTCGTTTTGGTGTTGGCATGGCTGGCCGTAACCACCCACCGTACCGTGCGTACCTTTACGGCAGAGACCTCCCGCATCGACGAGGCGACGCGCCAAATCGCCGCCCAGCACCCCGAAGCTGTTGACGTAGACCACGCGCGCATCCGGGAATTTTCGGCCACGCTGCAAGCCCTGCAGACTATGGGCCAGCAGCTTACCGACAGCCTGCAGCGCCAGTGGCAGCTGGAGCAGCAGCGCACCGAACAGGTTGCCGCACTGGCGCATGATTTAAAAACGCCGCTCACCATCATCCAGGGCAACGCTGAACTACTGGCCGAAAGCGCCGACACCACCGCTCCCGAACTGGACGCCATCCTGCGGGCAGGGGACCGCGCCCAGCAGTACCTTGCCGCCCTGCGCAGTGTGGGCACGGTGCCCGCCGCCCGCCAGCGTACCGACAGCCATGCCTTTGTTGCCGCGCTGGCGGATACGGCCAACGCCCTCTGCCGCCCGGCGAAGCTCCACTTTGTTTTGCAGGAGCAATGGCAGGGCCAGTTTCTCTGCGCCGCCCCGGAACTCAGCCGTGCACTTGAAAACATGCTGGACAACGCCGTGCGCTATACTCCCGCCGGTGGCACCGTCACGCTGGATGTCAGCAAGACAGAGGACACGCTGGTTTTCACTGTCACCGATACCGGCCCCGGCTTCACGCCCGAAGCCCTGCACAAGGCCGGGCAGTTCCTCTACACCGACGCCGCCCGCCCTGGCAACGGCCACCAGGGGCTGGGGCTGTATCTCGCCCGCAGCGTCGCCCAGGCCCATGTTGGCAAGCTGGTGCTTGCCAACACCGGCACCGGGGCGCAGGTGCAGCTTTGCCTGCCCATGCAATAA